The Streptomyces sp. NBC_01268 genome segment CAGCACGGTACGGCCCACAGCAGGAGGGGGGCGACCAAGGGGATGTAGCGCATCAGGCGCTGCAGGGGGCTCCGAGACGCCCCTGGCGCCTCACCCGCGGCGGATTCGGTGTTGCCGGTCTCGGTCATGCGTCCCCTCCGGAGGCTCTGTCCGGCGGATCCCGAGGAGCGGAGCCGGGTGTCGGCCGCGGTACAGCCGTCGTCCCGGCCATCCGCCAGTGGCCTCACATGAAACCGCCGTCGCCCTGCTTCCGCTCCGGCCTCCCTTGCCGGAAACTCTTGCACCGCCCATTGTCCGCCTTCGCGGCCCTGACCCCGTCGACCGGCCCCGCCGCCCTCCTCGCTACCCGACGGGGACGACACGTGCCCAGACGGGCGGAGCATCAGGCGTGTAGTCCGGGTCGTCCTCTTTCGCGGAGCCGGACGCACGCGGGAAGAGACCGACGACCGTGCGGCAAGGCGGCTGCGCGGAGGGCCACGGCGTCTGCCCGTCCGTCAGGGCGACGATCACGTCCGGGCGGGGCTGGGAACGCAAGGCCCGGGCGAAGCCCGACCGCAGGTCGGTGCCGCCGCCACCGATGAGTTCGAGGTTCTCGGCGCGGCATAGCGGAACGGCGACCCCCGCGGCCGCGTCGCAGGAGATCACCGAGACGAGATCCCTCCGTCCGCCCACCGCCCGCGAGATCGCCGCCACCTCCAGCAGCGCGCTGCCCAGCTCCGCGTCGCTCACCGACCCGGAGGTGTCGATCACGACGCAGACCCGGGGTGGCATGCGTCGCAGGCTCGGCAGCACGACGCCGGGCACGCCGGCCGAGCGCCGTGACGGGCGACGGTAGCTGTGGTCCTCGCCGACCCCCGGAGCGCCCGCGGCCGCGCGGACCGCCGCGCCGAGCAACTGCCGCCACGGCTGCGGGGGGTGGAACGCCTCGTCCGCCCACCGCCGCCACCCGTCCGGAGCTTCACCAGGCCGGCCGGTGATCGCCTCGGCCACCCGGAAGCGCACCGCGTCCCGCTGCTGCCGGCTCAAGCCGTTGGACCCTTCGGGCCCCAGCTCCCAGGGCCGCACGTGCCCGTCCGCACCGCTGCCGCAGTCCAACCAGGCCAACCGCGGGGTGCGGCTCGCCATCGAGAACCTCCGCAGGTACTCCTCCATCAGCAGCCCGTCCGGCAGGCCCAGCATCGACGGCCGTACCGCCCCCGCCGGCATCGGAAGGCCGTCACCGTAGATGTCGTCGTTGATCTCGAAGTCCGCCGCGATGTTCTGCCGCAACCGCTGCCCGGCCCCGCTCTCCCCCTGCTCCCGTGCGTACCGCACGCTCCGCTCGTGATGATCCCGCAGCAGGTGGGAGACCTCGTGCACCCATACGCCGGCCAGTTCCTCCAGCGGGGTGCGCGCCACGAACGACGGCGAGACGTAGCAGCGCCAGTGCGCGTCGACCGCCATGGTCGGCACCGACCGGTCCTCCACCACGTGCAGCGCGAAGAGGGCACTGGCGAGGTACGGGCGCACCGCGACCGCGTGCAGCCGGGCGGCCAGCAGCTTCTCCAGGTCCAGAGGCGCGACCGGCCCCGGCGGCGGACCGGGGACGGTCGCCCGCACCGGACGCGGCGGCGGAGGCGGCGCCATCGGGCGCGGCAGCGGGCGCGCCGACGGGGCCACCGGGCGCGGCTCCGGCTGCCTCATGGACCCGGTCATGCGCGCCCACCCGCGGCGCGGCCGGACGCCGCGACCCGGGACACCGAATCCTCAGCCCGCCGGTGGAGGCCCACCACGGACGAGAGGCGTTCCACCGCCTCGGGTACCTCCCAGCCCTCGCGCCGCAACGAGGCCAGCGCCTTCGCCGGCCCGACCAGCAGATCCGGCGCCCCCGTCTCCAGCGCCCTCACGAGCACGGCCCATCCCGCCTCCCAGCGCTCCTGCTCCGGGCGCGCCCCGACAGCGGCCACCACCGCCTCCAGCGTGGCCTGGCGCAGGTCACCGCGCTCGGGGAGCATGGCGGCGGCGGGGTCGGCCAGCAGCACCTCGGGGTCGGGCAGCTCCATCCGGTCGATGTGGGCGAGCAGTTCGAGGCCGGGACCGTCCCCGACCGCACCCCGGACCAGCAGCGCCAGCACATCCCGGGAGACGGCCGCGGCCGTGCCGAAGGCGAGCAGCGTCATCGCCGCCTCCCAGCTGCGGGGCGACGGCCAGGCACCGCCTCGCCGGGTCTCGGTGGTCGGCAGCCGGTGGATCAGCGTCGGCCGGGCACCGAGGAAGCCGCACACCGCCCGACGCGCGAACGCCACCGCGTCCGCCAGCCCCGCCTCTTCCAGACGCGGCAGCTCCGCCCTCGGCCACACCCCGCCGAGACCACGCACCACCACATCCACGTCGTGCACCCAGTACAGGTGCACGAACCGGTTCGCCAGCGGCGGGCTCAACTCCCAGCCATCCGCGGCCGACGCACGCGGATTGGCCGCAGCCACGATCCGCACCCCGGGCGGCAGCTGCAGCGCGCCTACCCTCCGCTCCAGGACCACGCGCAGCAGCGCCGCCTGGACGGCCGGGGTGGCGGTCGACAGCTCGTCCAGGAAGAGCAGCCCGCGCCCGGCCCGCACCAGCTCCACGGCCCACTGCGGCGGGGCCATGGGCACCCCGTTCGCTGCCGGGTCCTCGCCCACGATGGGCAGCCCGGAGAAGTCCGTCGGCTCGTGGACGCTCGCGATCACCGTGGTCAACGGCAGGTCGAGGGAGGCGGCCAGCTGCGTCAGCGCGGCGGTCTTGCCGATGCCGGGCTCGCCCCAGAGGAGCACGGGAAGATCCGCCGCGACGGAGAGCGTCAGCGCCTCCAGCTGCTCGTCGCGGCGGGGCTCGGTGGCCGTCGTCCGCAGGAGGCTCAGGAGGTCGTCGGCAAGGCCGAGCTGGGGCCGGCCGTCCGCCGCGGGCACGGGGACGGAGGGGAGGGTGCTGGACGTCATGGGCATCACCTGGGTGGAGTCGTGGACGGGGGACCCGTCGCGGGTGAGGGCGGGTACAGCGCGCAGGGCGCCGTACCCGCAGGAGATTCGGCGGTACGTCGGGCATCCGTTGCCGGCCGGACGGGCCGCCGGGGCTGTTCGGGGGCCGGGTCGGCTCCCCCGCGGCGAGCCTGGTAGGGGCGGTCGATGGGGGAGTGGCCGTCGGGCGTGAGTGGTCGGTCGAACCGCGGCTCGGGAGGATCCCCGCAGGCCGTCAGCTGCGCAGTCCGGTCCGCGGCCGGGTGCGGCTGTCACGTTTGCGGCGCAACTCCCACGGCAGATGACGGTCGAGGCGTGGCCGGAAGCCGTCGTCGCCTTCCGCGTCCGCGGCAGGGTGCACCGGAACGAGCCCCGAGCGGAACAGTCCGTGCTCCAGACGACCGGCAACCGCCGCGTCCAGGGCCTCCCGCAGGGGCCCCGCGCGCAGCACGGCGCCGGGACCGAGCAAGCCCTCGACCACGGCCAACGCCCCGTGCACGTCACCGTGACCGAGCCGCTCGCGCACCGCGGGCACCGCCTCCGGGCTGCGGTGCACCGCGTCGATCGCCCGCAGGCAGGGCAGCACCGGACCGCCCAGCGCCCTGAGCAAATCCTCACGGGCCAGCTGGGCAGGGTCGTGGTCGATCGCCGCCAGCACCCCGTCCCGCAGTGCGATCCGGTGTACCTCGCCCCTGCACTCGACCCGGTGCGGGTCCGAAGCCCCGTGGTCCAGACCGGCGTTCGAGCCAGGGGATAGTTGCGCGTGCCGGCCGATGTCCAGCCCCGGACCCCACCGCGGACCGGCCGCAGCCGGCCCGGAGGGTGGCGGCGACGTGCCCGAAGGGCCGACGAGGCTCGACGTCGACAGTGCCGCCCCTACCAGCGGATGAAGCCGCTCCCTACGGAACAGCCCGGCCTGCACAAGCTCCAGGTCCGGAAGTACACGTACGGCGGCCTCCGGGAGCACGGGAAGCGCCGCGATCAGCTGCGGCGACCACGCCTCCCGTACCTGCCGGAGCACGGGGGCATGACTGTCGTCGGGAGCGACGAGTTCGAGAACCGCGCGGCTGCGCGCTCCCAGCCGTACGGTCAGGGCGCCCCGCGGGAGGCCCTCGGCCCGCAACAACAGCTCGGCCTCCGCCGCCCATCGTTCCGGGGGCTCAAGAAGGTCGTGGCCGCCGGGCTCGTACGGCCGGTCCGCACCGCACCGCCGCCCCAGTTCGGCGCTGCGGGTGACGTCCCAGAGATGGCGGTGCAGATCGAGACGGAAACGCCGGTCGGGGTGAGGGTGCGGATGGTGCCTGGGCACGTCCTCCCGAGACTCCTCCCAGAGCGCCAGGGACATCCGCTGCCCCGCGTCGGCCCACGCCGGCGGCGTCCGCACGACGAGGTGCGCCGCCGGGGTGCCCAGGCTTCCGTACCGGGCCAACGACAAGGTGAGGCCCGGCCGCAGACGCCCGTCGGGGGCGATCCGGGGCATGTGCCACCGCAGCAGGTCCGGCGCCAGCCGACGCAGATCGGCGCGGAGACGAGCAGCGAGGTCGGTGCCGTGGCGGACGCGCACGGCGCGCAGATCGAGATCGACGTCGACCCGTGCGGCAGCACAGGCCCCGGCCCAGTCACCGGCCAGCCGGCGGGCGGTCGCGGTTTCGATCATGGACGGTGGAACGGCGTACTCGCGTACGCGTCGCCACATCGACAGGCGGGCGGAAATCGGCTCCGCGAAGTGAGATGCCATCAGCACTCACCTTGCGCGGACGATTCCCCCCATCCGAAAGAGGGGAAGTTCTTCATCGCCCGCAGCATAGACACCTCCCGGATGATCTGTCAGCCGCATATCGGCGGGGCCGCCCTCCCTCCCTCCTGGTGGGACGGACGCTGCGACTGGCGGGCGGTCACGGTGCGGCCCGGTACGGCAGCTTCGGCAGCAGGCGACGCTGCATGGTCTCGGTCCGGACGGCAGCCGAGGCGCGTGGACCCACGGGTGGGGTGCGGTTCACCGGGCTCCGGAACCGACGCCGGAGGGGACGCCGTCGGATATGGTCCTGGGCGCCGACGAACCGACCGAGGAG includes the following:
- a CDS encoding vWA domain-containing protein, giving the protein MEKLLAARLHAVAVRPYLASALFALHVVEDRSVPTMAVDAHWRCYVSPSFVARTPLEELAGVWVHEVSHLLRDHHERSVRYAREQGESGAGQRLRQNIAADFEINDDIYGDGLPMPAGAVRPSMLGLPDGLLMEEYLRRFSMASRTPRLAWLDCGSGADGHVRPWELGPEGSNGLSRQQRDAVRFRVAEAITGRPGEAPDGWRRWADEAFHPPQPWRQLLGAAVRAAAGAPGVGEDHSYRRPSRRSAGVPGVVLPSLRRMPPRVCVVIDTSGSVSDAELGSALLEVAAISRAVGGRRDLVSVISCDAAAGVAVPLCRAENLELIGGGGTDLRSGFARALRSQPRPDVIVALTDGQTPWPSAQPPCRTVVGLFPRASGSAKEDDPDYTPDAPPVWARVVPVG
- a CDS encoding MoxR family ATPase yields the protein MTSSTLPSVPVPAADGRPQLGLADDLLSLLRTTATEPRRDEQLEALTLSVAADLPVLLWGEPGIGKTAALTQLAASLDLPLTTVIASVHEPTDFSGLPIVGEDPAANGVPMAPPQWAVELVRAGRGLLFLDELSTATPAVQAALLRVVLERRVGALQLPPGVRIVAAANPRASAADGWELSPPLANRFVHLYWVHDVDVVVRGLGGVWPRAELPRLEEAGLADAVAFARRAVCGFLGARPTLIHRLPTTETRRGGAWPSPRSWEAAMTLLAFGTAAAVSRDVLALLVRGAVGDGPGLELLAHIDRMELPDPEVLLADPAAAMLPERGDLRQATLEAVVAAVGARPEQERWEAGWAVLVRALETGAPDLLVGPAKALASLRREGWEVPEAVERLSSVVGLHRRAEDSVSRVAASGRAAGGRA